CTTTACCTGTCTCCGGTGTTGATTGGGTATCGCCACTATCTAACCAGACCTGGACAGCATTAGGAAAATTATCATTATTTGTTAATTGGATACTATGCTCTTTTTCACCTGCCGAATATATAATACGGCTGCCGCTCATCACTACGCTGGCATTGGCAAAAGATATACCCATAAGAATTAATAAAGTAACAAGCAGGAAACGGTAGCTATTTATATTAAGCATAATGGGGATATCCTCTGAAGGAAACTGGTTGAATAGTTAAACTTCTGGTACTTGAAGTTGTAGGAGGTGCTATATATTCGCTACCTGCCCACAACTCCAATTACTTAGAGTATATCCTATCCTACGATACTGATATTACAGGTAGGAAACTGCATATTGTACAGAGGCGATCACAGAACCAGGGCCCGCTTGACCAGTTGCGAAATACTGAACCGCAAAATCATGCTCTGCTGATGTATCGCCAGCTTTTAAAACGATGCCATCTTGTCCCACACTACTATTCAGATCGATACCTGTTGTTGTGGTTGCATCTTTCAGTAATTGCAGATCAACATTTGATGCTGTGCCGGTATTCTTTAAGTTGCCAGCAGTTGTTACCTGGTTGCCCACGAAAACAGTTTTTATATCAATGTCAGCAGCACCGGTTGCGCAACCTGATACACCCAGAGTAAAGGTTGTTTTACCGGCGGTTTTACCTGAAGCATCTAAATCGCCACTTGATACGGTTGGCAATAATACCATTGGGTTAGCGTCAAGGCCGTTGACGGTAACAGAACAAGTTTGAGCTGTGACTTCGCCTTGGAAGGTAATTGTATTATTGCTTGCTGCCATTGCTACAGTTGTAGATGCTGCGAATAACGCCATAGCCAAAGTAATCTTATTCATTTGAAACTCCAATATAGTAATTAGAAATAGCTGAAGTGCTCGTTGCATTCAAATGCGAATGAGTATTCAACTTATTAAGTAAGATGTGGGTTAATGACTATATGTACGAGTGTTATTCGGTTATACTCGCCAGCTATCCACATGTTATTTCATTAAAGTAATTGAGTAGTCATTATTTCGGCTACGTCCGTTACTTGATGATGAGATAATATAGAAAGCAGGTTTAGCTGCACATAGGACAAACAAACCAATGTTTGTGGGAAAAATCCTACTAACTCTCTATTTTAAGTAAATACAGCATAACCAACTGTATTTAAATGTTTTTTATTTTATATAAAAACAAGTTAATGAGATCTTTCTTGTTGTTTTTATTGAAAAGTCAATTTTCAATCCTGTTGGGGTACATTTTAATAGGACTGGTTAATAGAGTGTGATGTGTTATTTGTAAAGTTAAGTAGGTATATTGTATAGATATAATTGATGGCAGGCTGAGTGCTAATAATATTCATGTTGTTCTTCCAATAATAATTATTTTTAAGACACTTTATATTAATGATAAATAGAAGAAAGGCGGAAGAGGCTACTTGCGCCGCCGGTGAGGTGGCGCATGACGAACTTAATTGCGATATAACACTTTAATAATGTGGTAACCGAATTGAGTTTTTACCGGACCATAAGGTTGCAGTAATTCGCAGCTGAATACGGCTTTATCGAATGCCGGAACCATATCCCCTTTATTGAACTCACCCAGATCGCCGCCATTACGTTTTGACGGGCAGTTAGAGAATTTTTTCGCTAACTCTTGGAAATTTGCGCCGTTATTCAACTGCGCCAGAATATCGTTTGCCTGCTTTTCATCATCAACCAGAATGTGCAGTGCAGAAGCTTTGTTTGCCATAGTAACAATCACCACCAATTTATTGGGTAGGGTTATTTGAACGAAGATTATCTTCAAGGGAGCCTTGAAGCGCGCCAGTGTAACGTATTTTAGTCGTGATGGGGCCACGCTGGTCAGCTTTTACAAATCAAAAGATGCCAGCTGGTTTTTTGTCATCAGCCGCTTTCTGCTACAATCCGGTTCCCCCGTCTACCTACTGAGCTTTCGAGTGTTATGCGATTAAATCCCAGCCAACAACAAGCCGTCGAATTTGTCACCGGACCCTGCCTGGTGTTGGCCGGTGCGGGATCGGGCAAAACCCGAGTCATCACGAATAAGATTGCGCATCTGATCCGCCAATGTGGCTATCAGCCAAAACATATTGCTGCGGTAACCTTTACCAATAAAGCTGCGCGTGAAATGAAAGAACGTGTGGCCCAGACGTTGGGGCGCAAAGAAGCTCGGGGTTTGATGATCGCGACGTTCCATACTCTGGGGCTGGAAATCATCAAAAAAGAGTACAAAGCGCTAGGAATGAAATCCAATTTCTCCCTGTTTGATGCGCAAGACCAACTGGGTCTGTTGAAAGACCTGACCCATAAGTGGTTGGAAGACGATAAAACTTTACTGCAACAGTTGATATCCCAGATCTCAAACTGGAAAAATGATCTTCTCGATCCTGCCGCCGCCGCGGCGTTGGCTCGATCCGAACGCGATAAGTTGTTCGTCCATTGCTATGGCTTATATGACGCACATTTAAAAGCGTGCAATGTATTGGATTTCGATGATCTCATTTCATTGCCCACCTTATTGCTGCAAAAGGATCTGGAAGTGCGCGAACGTTGGCAAAACCGGCTGCGTTACCTATTAGTGGATGAATACCAGGACACCAATACCAGTCAGTACCAAATGGTTAAATTGCTGGTGGGCAGCCGGGCGCGTTTTACCGTGGTGGGCGATGACGATCAATCCATCTATTCATGGCGTGGTGCGCGACCACAGAATTTAGTCTTGTTGAATGAAGATTTCCCACAGTTGCAAGTGATCAAGCTGGAACAAAACTACCGCTCCTCGGGCCGTATTTTGAAAGCGGCCAATATCTTGATTGCCAATAATCCGCATGTTTTTGAAAAAAAACTCTTTTCTGAGTTGGAGTATGGCGATGAGCTAAAAGTGATTACCGCCAATAATGAAGATCATGAAGCTGAAAGGGTGGTCGGTGAGCTTATCGCCCACCATTTTGTGAAAAAAACGCAATACAGCGACTATGCCATTCTGTATCGCGGCAATCACCAGTCACGGCTGTTTGAAAAGCTGTTGATGCAAAACCGTATTCCTTATCGTATCTCCGGCGGGGATTCGTTTTTCTCACGTCCGGAGATCAAAGACTTACTGGCTTATTTGCGAGTATTGACCAATCAGGATGATGACAGCGCATTCTTACGTATCGTGAATACCCCAAAGCGCGAGATAGGTTCTGCGACGATTCAAAAATTGGGTGAATGGGCTAATGTGCGTAATAAAAGTCTGTTTCGTGCCAGTTTTGATTTAGGGCTGGGCGAGCATCTGAAGGGGCGCGGTCTGGAGTCATTACAGCGTTTCACTCATTGGATGGAAGGCATTATTCGCTTAGTGGAACGTGAGCCGATAGCAGCAGTGCGGGATTTGATTCACGGCATCGATTATGAAAGCTGGCTGTTCGAAACCTCTCCCAGCCCGAAAGCGGCTGAAATGCGGATGAAGAACGTCAATTTATTATTTAGCTGGATGACCGAAATGTTGGAAGGGTCAGAGCTGAATGAGCCGATGACACTGACTCAGGTTGTCACACGTTTTACCCTGCGCGATATGATGGAGCGCGGGGAAAGTGATGAAGAGCTGGATCAGGTACAACTGATGACACTACATGCTTCAAAGGGGTTGGAATTCCCGTATGTGTTTTTGGTTGGTATGGAAGAAGGT
The sequence above is drawn from the Yersinia enterocolitica subsp. enterocolitica genome and encodes:
- a CDS encoding fimbrial protein, which translates into the protein MNKITLAMALFAASTTVAMAASNNTITFQGEVTAQTCSVTVNGLDANPMVLLPTVSSGDLDASGKTAGKTTFTLGVSGCATGAADIDIKTVFVGNQVTTAGNLKNTGTASNVDLQLLKDATTTTGIDLNSSVGQDGIVLKAGDTSAEHDFAVQYFATGQAGPGSVIASVQYAVSYL
- the ppiC gene encoding peptidylprolyl isomerase PpiC — translated: MANKASALHILVDDEKQANDILAQLNNGANFQELAKKFSNCPSKRNGGDLGEFNKGDMVPAFDKAVFSCELLQPYGPVKTQFGYHIIKVLYRN
- the rep gene encoding DNA helicase Rep, whose translation is MRLNPSQQQAVEFVTGPCLVLAGAGSGKTRVITNKIAHLIRQCGYQPKHIAAVTFTNKAAREMKERVAQTLGRKEARGLMIATFHTLGLEIIKKEYKALGMKSNFSLFDAQDQLGLLKDLTHKWLEDDKTLLQQLISQISNWKNDLLDPAAAAALARSERDKLFVHCYGLYDAHLKACNVLDFDDLISLPTLLLQKDLEVRERWQNRLRYLLVDEYQDTNTSQYQMVKLLVGSRARFTVVGDDDQSIYSWRGARPQNLVLLNEDFPQLQVIKLEQNYRSSGRILKAANILIANNPHVFEKKLFSELEYGDELKVITANNEDHEAERVVGELIAHHFVKKTQYSDYAILYRGNHQSRLFEKLLMQNRIPYRISGGDSFFSRPEIKDLLAYLRVLTNQDDDSAFLRIVNTPKREIGSATIQKLGEWANVRNKSLFRASFDLGLGEHLKGRGLESLQRFTHWMEGIIRLVEREPIAAVRDLIHGIDYESWLFETSPSPKAAEMRMKNVNLLFSWMTEMLEGSELNEPMTLTQVVTRFTLRDMMERGESDEELDQVQLMTLHASKGLEFPYVFLVGMEEGLLPHQSSIDEDNVDEERRLAYVGITRAQRELFFTLCKERRQYGELIRPEPSRFLMELPQDDLKWENERKAVSPEERMQKGQSHLANIRAQLANAKKPQ